CCTAGTTGTACTGTAAGAAACCAATGTTTTCATGGCTCTATTACTAAAATGACATTGTTTGTTCCCCATTGTTTTGATAGCTATCTTTTAGTTACACAAACACCATTACTAGAAATAATAATGGTTATAATCCATACCGTTACCTAGTACAAGAGGGAGGTAAATATAAGTTTAGCAAGGTTATTTGCGGGGATTGAAGAGTAAAAAAGAAGTTCCTAACTATAACTTGCTAGTTATTTACTAAAACAAATGATGTGCTTCTTAGCGTTTTGGTAAAATAAAAGTGGGTAACACGAACTTGTTTTATTGAGACAACTATGATAAGTGTGGTGATGCATATTGAACCAAGTATGGATATGGATATATCAGTGATCAATAAAGTTACGCTAGCCAATTTTGGCAAATATAATTCTACGCCCAATTCTCCGACATGGGAAAACTAAAAGGATGGTCAACTGTTCTTCTATATCTATCGGGCCTATAAACCATTACTGTACTAAGATTATATCTATGGAGAACATATCATTATCGTTTATGTTGCTAAAATTGTAAGATATTGTATGTAATCTAAATTGACTAAACATCTTACCATATCTCAGTCACATTTACTTCGCATTCGTATTTGATTTCATCCCTAATCGCATTATGCACTTCACTTGAAAATATGTAAAGGAAAGGGAAACAACACTACCTGGTCCTTATATGATTAATTTTCACCCCTAACTACGTTTCTCCGTCGTTGTGTCACCATTAGAACTCGCATGAGAACTAGAGATTTAACATGTTTTATAATATACTCGGAAAATTTGATTCTCGCATGAATCAAACGGCTGCTTTAACTTCATAGCCTAAGACCATCTCCCTAGGTTGGCTCTTTTGTAACAATATGGCATAAAATGCCTCATTTCTACCCCCAAGGTCCTAGAAGCGATATCACCACAACTCATGCCAAACACATGTTATCCTCCACCATGCGCACAACGCAGTCGATAGTCGATATGACTATGTTAACATGGGCGAGTCATGCCAGACCACATAGAAGACATCCAACATATCCCTTAGCTCCTCCCCAAGAACATACCTCAGGCTTTCCTCCTCCCTCCCGTCGGCGTTGCCGCCGGTCCATCCCATCTTTGATGGCCTTTGGGCCATGGAGGTGCagaggacccccccccccccccccccccggcgggAGGGACCCTGTTCTCGTTCTTGTTAAGTTCAACATCTTGGTTGGGGTTGTGTGGCAACGATGATGTCCCTCAATAGAAATAATGTCTCCCACATTTTATCCCCGTCCCAATGGTGTGTCTAGTGAGCGCGTGTGAAGGTGTTTATCCATCGGATCTCACATGATTCGGTTGGTGCTGGTCTTCGGTGGATCTATTTGAAATCTGGCCTTCGTTCGCCTTTGTTTGGGAGTCTTTTTATGATATGGTGAAGCtgggaaaaaatatattttatgaAATTAAAAAAATACTATTACATTTTAGAGAAGTATTTTATTTTttatcattttttatttttttagagaAATGCAATATAAATGCGTACGCCTATATACATGCACCGACACTCACCCTCCCAataatctctactcctaatggacgaCTTGGTGAATAGTCTACGCGGTTTAATTTCGCTGGTTTTTTTTCGTCATCCTTCCACCTCCGGTTTTTTCGTCATCCTCCCACCTCCGTTAACTCGCAATCCCCCGTGAAAAAAACCATGCCAAAAAAAAAACCTACGATCGATGCCTCGTGCCCACAGCAGATCGTTCTCCGCCGCCCTCCCATCGATCTGCCGCCGATCCCTGCGGAGCTTCCCTCCCCAATCCGATCTGACGGAGAGAGTGCCAGATCCGGCCGGGGGAGCCGCCGTAGAGCCTCCACGTCGGTGGAGCAGCACCTCCTGCCACgggcgccgccgccacctcctgccTCACGACCCTTTGCCGCGACTCCGCCCCCAAGCGCGGCTCCCGCACGCAACCCGAACCCTATCCCGCCATGCCTCGCTGCCTCGCCGCTTGAGCCGCGCTGATGGAGCCCGAGCAGCGGTGGCcgaccccgtcgccgccgccgagcctgtggacgaggagaaggagaaggaggaggagacggaggcggccgAGGACGAGGAGGACACGCTGCTGGACCGCGCGCAGCCTGATCTCACGGGTCCCTTTGCACATGTGCAGGTACAAAACCATCCTCATCCAAAATCGTGTTTTCCGCTCTGATTTGCCATGCTAATGTGGTTTCAGACTTGCCCAATATGTGATACTGTGTTTTGCAGTTCGTCAATGGACCAATGCCTAATCTCCCCAAGGTACTAACTACTAATTTCTTCCACCCTCTTGGTTCTAACTATGTGCTCTGTCAAACTGTTTCCACCCTTGGCCTTCGGTACAACTCAAACATGAGATGTAGTCTTAACCCTCCACCTAACTTTTGTGTGTTTTCTGAATAATAAAAGTATCAAGCATTTGGTTTACTGGTTGCAATTGCTGTTTTAGGTTGATGTTTCACTGGACCCGGTGAAGGAGTTGAGCAGAGTAATATCTGAGCGAAAAAATTGAGGGGCGTGCTTTGGTTGTGCTCTCAGGTATTTTCCACACATAAAACTTGAAGTGTATTTCGCGTATTCCCCATTTTCTTCTTGATGCTTGAGAAAATCAAAAGATGCCTACAAATACACAGAGTTTTGCATCTCATAGTTAGTCCATCTCATGCACCCGTGCTTCTGGTACACGGAGAAACACTTTTATCAGGTTATCCAACGTTTTAATTAGGATGTGTGTCGCTGTGGGTACCTGATACTCTAATATCCTTTCAGCCAGGTTATTTTACGAGGGTTGTGTGCACTGAACCCCATTTCTCTGGACCAAGGTATTCTTCTGGCCCTTTTCCAGCAACGGACATGCGACATAGCCAACTACACATTTTTCCTAACATTGATGTAATGTACTGCTAGAAATTGATTATATTTTTTTTCAGTCAGTACATCGGATGTAATGTACTGCTAGAGATACGAATTAGTTTCAAGCACTATGATTTTACATCGAGATGATGTTTCTTTGTAACAGGGACGATGAACAAGATGGGAATGAGGAGGATGCTACTAATCCGGAGTAGTAATATTGGATTACAGGTCATGGGTTAGTAGTTAACTGCAGAAATCAGAATATTGGATAGCAGTAACTAAGGCCATTGGCAATTTCTATCATATATCATAATTTATTTGTGTGATTCCTTTACCAACTACATGTTTCTATTTGTTTCCTATATTTTGTTTGTTCCTGAATATTTTATGAATTGTGTGTTTCTATTTTAATACATAAGACTCTTTTTCATGCAATTTACTCAATGGCCTATATGAGAAGCCCTAAATAAAGCTATTCCTCATTTGTACGCTTTCTTACTTATATAGATCAAAATATGGAATTCTCTGCAGGTTAACTAATACATGCATCAGCTTTGTATCATAAAGATTTCACCATCCCAAGGTAATGGAAATAAGTTCACAAGATTCTCATGTTGAGGTCTGTACAAAGAGATACAAGGCAATGTCTGTGTGCTGGAAGGAGAAACTCACTGCCAAAGCTATAATCCCTGATGCTAAAGCCTGCATGTTCAGATCTGCAGAGTTTACTCATATTACTGTATGGTATATTATTAACTTTCTTTTTATACTTCATATTTGCAACATATATCATCCATTTTAG
The Aegilops tauschii subsp. strangulata cultivar AL8/78 chromosome 3, Aet v6.0, whole genome shotgun sequence genome window above contains:
- the LOC109756150 gene encoding uncharacterized protein isoform X1, translating into MPRAHSRSFSAALPSICRRSLRSFPPQSDLTERVPDPAGGAAVEPPRRWSSTSCHGRRRHLLPHDPLPRLRPQARLPHATRTLSRHASLPRRLSRADGARAAVADPVAAAEPVDEEKEKEEETEAAEDEEDTLLDRAQPDLTGPFAHVQFVNGPMPNLPKVDVSLDPVKELSRVISERKN
- the LOC109756150 gene encoding uncharacterized protein isoform X2, which encodes MPRAHSRSFSAALPSICRRSLRSFPPQSDLTERVPDPAGGAAVEPPRRWSSTSCHGRRRHLLPHDPLPRLRPQARLPHATRTLSRHASLPRRLSRADGARAAVADPVAAAEPVDEEKEKEEETEAAEDEEDTLLDRAQPDLTGPFAHVQTCPICDTVFCSSSMDQCLISPRLMFHWTR